The sequence ATCGTCCGTAGACGCTGCTGGAACGTGCGCAGCAACAGGATCGCCGCGGTCAGCAATCCGCAGGACAGGCCGATCCACATGCCGTAGGTGTCGAGGCCGAACCCGAAGGCGAACAGAAGGCCCACCGGCAAACCCACCAGCCAATACCCGATGAGGGTGATCCCGAAGCTCGAGGCGGTATCGCCCACGCCGCGTAGCAGTCCGATACCGATGTTCTGGGCGGAGTCGGCGAACTGCTGGAAAATCGCGATCGCGAGGAGCACCGTCGCGATGGACACGGCCGTGGTGTCCGAGGTGTCCATGAACAGCGACAGCACCCAGGTCGGTGCCAGGAGATACACGACACCGACGACCGCGATGACGATTGCCGCGTGGGAGAAGGCGACTCGGGCGGTCAGACGCGATTTGATCGCCTCACCGAGTCCGACGAATCGACTGACCAGGATCGACGAACCGTGCGAGATGCCCACCGACACCTGGAAGACGATGTAGGTGAGCTGGTTGACCACGGTATGGGCGGCCAGAGCGGGAGCGCCGAAGCTGCCGATGATCACCGCGGTCACCGAGAACAGACCCGCCTCGCTGCCGTAGGTTCCGGCGATCGGGACCCCGAGACGGAGGATCGTCCGTACGGTCTCGGGCCGGGAACGGTGGATGGCAAGGCTGAGCATCGGCGACAGCACGTCGTCGCGGCGCACCATGGCTGCGAAGATCCCGAAGGTCAGCAGGTACACCAGCGAGGTGGAGACACCGATGCCCGGCAGGCCGAGGGCGGGAAGCCCGAAGGTGCCGTAGATGAAGGCCCAGTTGAGGGCGATGTTGAAGAGCACCGACAGGATGGTGATCACGAGCAGCGCCTTGGGTCGCCGCATGCCGACGGTGAACTGGCGGATCACCTGGAACCACAAGCACGGCACCAGGCCAGGGGCGAGCGCGATGAGCATCGGCAACGCCATGTCGAGAACCTCGGCGTCCTGGCCGACGAACCGGAGACCGTAACCGAGCCCGACGAGCAGGATGCCGCCGACGATCCCGGCGACTGTGGCGATGAGGAAGCTCGACCGGACGATGTCGCGAACTTCCTCCGCGGTGGCCTCGGACGGTGTGGTGTCGCCTGTCCGCTCACCGCGGCCGACAGCCCCGGAGATGAGGTTGCCGACGGCGGTCACCAGCCCGACGCCCATGGTGCGCAACTGATTGAACAAGGTGATGGCCAGACCGCCTGCCGCCAGCGCCTGGATGCTGATCAAGCCCATCATCACGGTGTCGGTGGTGGTGAGCGCCACCTGCGCGAGCTGGGTCAGGGCGATCGGCGCAGAGAGATAGGCGAGTTCGCGACTGGTCTGCCGGTAACTCTGTGTGGGCGCGATGGTTCCTGTGCTTCCGTGTGTCATGCGTACTCGATCGGCGACTGCTCGCGGGCGGACCGGCTTGCCGGTACTCCGGCCGCATCGAGCTTCTCGTCCACGTGCAGCTCGGCGGCGAGGTCGAGGAGCTCGTGGCGTGTCATCCATTCGTCGTCGAAAACTGTATCAAGGTACTTCTCGCCACCGTCGCAGACGATCGTGACGACGGTGCTGCCGGCGGGCAGCGTCGGGAGGACATCGAGTGCGGCGAAGATGGCGCCGCCGGACGAACCACCGACCATCAGCCCGTTCCGCCGGGCCAGAGCCCGAGCGGTCGCGAAGGCGTCGACATCGGACACCTTGATGCCCTGATCGAGGAGCGAGTAATCGACTGCGGTTCCGATGGTGGCTCCGGGAGGTGTGCCGGTGCCCGACTGGTGGTACGGCCCACCGGGTCCGCCGAAGGCGATGGAACCGACGGGTTCGACGCCGATGACGGTGGTCGACTGCCCGAGCCGCCGCAGTTCGCGCGCCGTCCCGAACAGCGAGCCGCCGGTTCCGACCGCGCAGACCAAGGCGTCGATCGGCGAGGCCGCGTCGTCGAGGAGCTCCGCGGCGAGGGCGCGGTAGCCCACGGCATTGCTCGGGTTGTTGTGTTGCTCGGGAAACCACCCGTCCGGGTCCGCCGCGGCCATTTGCTCGGCGAGGTCCTCACGGGCCGAGGTGGCGAGCTCGGTTTCGCCGTCCTCGGTGACGAAGTGCAAGTGGGCGCCCATCGCCCGCATGGATCGCAGCTTCTCGGCGCTGGCGTGGTTGTCGACGACGGCGGTGAAGCGGTATCCGCGTTCCGCCGCGACCACAGCCAGCCCCAGTCCCGTGTTGCCCGAGGTGGATTCGATGATGTGGCCTCCGGGACGCAGCAGCCCCGCGACCTCGGCGTCGATCACCATCTGGCGCGCCATACGGATTTTCATGGACCCGGTCGGATTGAATTGCTCGAGTTTGAGGAGATAGCGTGTCCCGTTTTCGAGGGTGCACAGCTGTAGCAGGGGAGTGGAACCGATCAGATCCGACACTCGGCTGACGACGCGGGCGGTAGTGGCAATGGTCTCCACTGTGTTCTCCTAATTGCTGGTGGGGCGGTCGAGTTCCCAAGCGGGTCGGCCGTCGACGAGTGTGATGACGACCTTGGGCGGGACGGGGGTGTCGTGAAACGCGGATTCGTTCGAGTCCATCTGGTAGCCCGCGGTGTTGTGGTACACCAGGAAATCGCCTGGGGCAGGTCGGTGCGGAAACTCGATCACTCGCCAGGTCAGCATGTCCGACTCCAAACAGGTCGCGGCGCCGACCGACGCGAAGAACGGGATGCGGTCCTCGGCGGGCGTCGTTGCGGACACCAGCTGAGGGTCCGGGAGGAATTCGGTGTCGAACCACTGTTCGGACAGGCTCAGGCTCGTGCCGTTGACGACGATCATTCCGGGATCGCGTTCCTTGACTCCCAGCACGGGGAACACGGTGACCCCGGCGCGGTCCAACAGGGCGCGACCCGGTTCGGCGAAGAACGAGATGCCGTGGTCCTGGCTTAACTGGGCCAGAGATTTTCGTCCCGGTGCGGGTTCGGTGAGGATGGCCCGCAAGGCGTGCGCTCCGGTGATCGCCGAGTGGTACGGGTAGTAGCTGTCGAAGCGCTTACCGGCATGAAATGCGTGGGCCGATTCGCCCATGAATCGCTGCCAGTCCTCCTGCGGGACATAGCTGATGGGGTACCCGCCGCCGAGGCTGATCGTTCCGGCAGCGAGCCCCTGCGCGCGGGCGGCACGGAGGCGTTCGACCAGTTGGCCGGCCTGATCGCGACGCTCGGGAATGCTGTACCCGGAGAGGTGGAAGCTGTACCCGAGCATCGTCACGTCAGCCGCGCGATCGAGCGCAAGCTGTTCGGCATACCGCAATTCGTCGTCGTTCATCCCGAATCGGCTGGTCTCCGGTTGCGGAAGAACACGGAAGAGGACCCGCACGCCCAGTCCGTCGGACAGATCGGCGAGTGCCCGGAGCTCGCTCGGCGAATCGATGGTGACGACGGCGTCGTGCCGCACGGCCAGAGCGAGAAGCTCGGCCGGCTTGGCGGGACCGGTGATCAACAGGTCGCTGCCCCGTACCCCCGCCGAGAGGGCTTGACGAAATTCCCCAGCGCTGGCCACATCGATACCGAAGGTGCCCGAACGTCCGGCGCGGCGGTCTGTGGTGACGAGATCGGCGACGGCATCGGCGAAGGCGTTCGCCTTGTTGGCCTTCTTCCCGAAGTAGACGGTCCCGTCCACCCCGGCATCGTCGAAGACGGCCGCGAAGCTGCGGGCGTTGTGCGAAAACTGTGCCGGGTCTAGAAGATGCACCGTCCCACCGCCGAATCCCCGCACGAGGGCGCGCAACAGCGACGGGTCCGCGGTGACGGTGTCGGTCCAGGGGGTGGTCAATGCCGGCAGTCGCACCGACCGCAGGATGCTTCGGGTCATGACCACAACTCCAACGGGCTGCCGAGGCCTTGCTCACGTGCCTTGTGTGCGAACAGGAGTCCGAGCGCGATGTCGGTGACCACGAGTCCGCTGTTGTAGGCGAACACCCGGTCCGTCGCGGAAAGGCGGGGCGCCGCCCGGCCGGCCAGAATGTCGGGCAGTTCAGCATCCACCGAACGCAGGACCCCGTCCGGGCCGGCCATGTCGGTACCGGTGGTACGCATCTGTTCGGCGTTGGTGGCCACCACGTAATCCGCGCCCGACAGGGTCGACGGCAACAGACCGTAGCCGACGAGGATGGAGAGCGCTCCAGGGGCGAGCCAGTCGGCTTCGATCCGCGCGGGCGTCGCTTCACCGGCCACCGCGAGGATCACGTCGGCCCGACGGGCGGACGCCTCCAGATCGGTACTGACCGTGACGGTGCGGTCCGGGTACTGACGAGCCAATTCTTCTCGAACCGCGGCAATTCCATCCGAATGTGTGCCGAAGAGTTCGAGGTGGGTGAACTGTGGGTGTGCGGTGAGGGCCAATGGCAGCGCGAACCGCCCCTGCGTTCCGGAACCGACGACGAGCACGGTGGACGCGCTCGGTGCCGCGCAGGCCCGGATGATCAGCCCCGATACGGCCGGTGTGCGCAGGGCGCCGATGCGTCCGCAATCCATCAGGGCGATAGGGAGTCCTGTGGCGTCGTCGTACAGCGACAGCGTGGTGTAGTAGCGCTTACTCGTACGATCCCGGTCCGGGTCGAACTTGTAGGAGGTCTTGAAAGCCACGGTGGAGCTCTGCCCGTCCCGAGCGAGCATCGAGTAGGCCACCGAATGTTTGTCGGCGGGAGCGACGGTCAGTTTCCCGGGATTCGTCGACTCTCCCGCCGCCAGCGCGCTGTACGCCTGCTCGACCGCGGCGAGCACCTCACCGGAGGACACCTCGACCTTGTCGAGATCGCTCGCCGTCAGCGTCAGGATCGGATGGGGTGCGCTCATCGGCTCGCGCTCCTGACGGAGTAGATCGGATGAACTCCCGACGGGTCGACGACGTCCTCACCGTACCCGTCCTCGAAGTCCTCGGCGGGGGGTCGATGCCGGCCCGGGACCCGCACGTTGATGCGCTTGAGCCACCGGTCCGTGCCGTCGTAGCGGGGTGTGAAGGGAACCCGCCCGTGCACTATGACGTCGTTGTCGATCATCAGCACCTCCCCGGCGTCGAGGGAGATCGTGCGGGCATGGCGTGCGAGTTCGTCGGACAGTCGGGCGTAGGCGCGCCGATACCGTTCGGGAGCCGTGCCGAGTGGCGTGTAGGCCGGATCGTAACGCAGGCACAGCCCGTCCTCACCGACCCAGAGTGTCGGCAGCGCAAGAGCATTGGCGCCGGGTACTGCCGTGGGCACGCCCGCCGCCGGGTTGGTCTCGTAGGAGGCGTCCGGAAGGATCGGCACCGTGGCGCTGGCGAGTTCGACGAACTCGGCAGGTTCGAGTTCCACTTCCCGGACCGAGGAGATGGTCGTGCCGATCCGGTCGTGATTACGCATCCCGCCGAGCAGAAGGAAGTGGCACCGGCCCGGGTGGAATGCGTCCTCGGTGTGCGGTTCGAGCAGGACGGTACTGCTCGCCCCCGTCTGTTCCGTCTCGTGTCCCGGAGACGGCACGATGTTGTTGACCAGGCGACCCTCCTGCTGGCCGGACCACCCGAAGGGGGCGCCGACGACATGCGCGAGCAGCAGCATCAGCACGTCCCACTCGGCCGTCCGGTGGGGGTCCACGTCGTTCCATCGCGCGGGGGTGGGACCGATTGCCCGATCGTCGATCTCGAACCCGGACAGCACCTGGAATCCGAGCCCGCGCGGCTCCATCGCGCACGCCTCGCGGACCTCGGCGGGCAGCGTTCTCGCGATGTCCGCTGCCTCACCGATCAGATCGGGATTGTCGACGGTGCCGTAAGCCGACACCACCGCCGCGAGAAGGTCTGCAGTGGCCGCCGCTCCGGCAACCGAGATGGCACGCGTGGTCAGTGTTGATGCTGTGGGCATGGAGTATCCAACTTTCGGTCAGACGATCGAGAACCGTCGTTGCTGAGAAGAAAGTGTTGTGTGAGTGCGAGATTCGAAAAGGCTCACGGCCGGAATCAGTGTATGGGAAGGCTAACCTCATTTTAGGCCAACCGAAACCTTCTGTGCGACAGATCACACTACTGGACGGATTAGCGTATTCCTATGTGGCAGTGTGCTTTAACGATTGATTACCTTCGGATTCGACGGGTCAGCGCAGCCGGTCGGCCGCGGCGTATGAACCGGATTCGACTACCCGTCCGTCGTCGATCACGAGTACGTCCCGACAGTATCGGGCCGCGAGTTCCAGATCGTGAGTGATCACAATCAAGCTCGTATGTCGCTCGTGCATCGTCCCGCGAAGCACATCCATAACGGACTGCGCGGTAGCGGCATCGAGCGCCGATGTCACCTCGTCGCAGATCAGGACGTCGGGTTCTGCAGCCAGTGCGCGCGCGATCGAAATGCGTTGGCGCTGACCGCCGGAAAGTTCGGAAGGGTAACGAGCGGCGAATGCCCCGGTGAGCCCCACGGTGGCGAGCAGCGCGGTGACCGTGCTGTCGAGGTGGGCCCTCCCGCGGACACCCCGACGCCGCAGGGGGCGGGCGAGGGTATGTCCCACGGTGTGAGCGGGATTGAGTGTCGACAGCGGGTTCTGCGGGATGAGCTGTATCCGGCCGCGCAGCGACCGTGGCCGGCGGGCGATCGGAAGTCGGAGCGGTGCCTCGTGAAGCCGCATCGTTCCGGTCGCGGCCGATTCGAGGCCGGCGAGCACCCGCGCCAAAGTCGTTTTCCCGGCTCCTGATTCGCCGAGAACTGCGGTCGCCTCACCCGGGTGGACCGAGAGATCCACACCCGCCAGAACAGCTCTACCGCCACGGACGAGACCGAGGCCGGATGCGGACAGCACGGCGGAACCGCGTGGAGTCTCTGCCGTCGTGGCAGTGGTGTGCACCCTGGTGGTGACGGGGACGCCCAGGTGCACGGTGTGATCCGCGAGTTCGTGCAAGATCGTGGTGTCGTGACCGGACACCGCGACTGCGACACCGGTGTCGGCGAGACGGCGCAGGACGTCGGCGACTTCGCGCCGCACACGCCCGTCCAATCCGGCGAACGGTTCGTCGACAAGGAGTACGTCGACACCTCGTATCAGGGCCCGTGCGAGCGCCACCCGCCGCTGCTGGCCGCCCGAGAGGGCGCCCGGACGGCGATGCAGAACCGAGGCGGGTAACTGCACACGCTCCAGGACGCGGGCCGGTTTGTCGGGGTCGCGGGTGGCGGCGACTTCGCGGAGCAGCGCGCCTACTCGCATGGTGGGGTTCAGGGCCGATCCGGGATCCTGTCCCACGAAAGCCAGGTGTGCCCGGCGGAGTCGGCGCAGGGGTTCGGGCTCCATCGTCAGTACGTCGTGCCCCAGTACTCGGAGGCTGCCGGACTCGCGGCGGGCTCCGGCCGGAAGGTATCCGACGATTGCCTGCAGGAGTGTTGTTTTCCCCGATCCGGATTCACCGGTGATTGCGGTGACCGTGCCGGGGCGCAGGGTGATCGACCCGCCCTGCAAGAGCGGCGCCGCCGTGCCGGCGGCGGTGATGGTCAGGTGTTCGGCGACCACTGCCGGATCCGTCATACCTGCACCCCCTGCCGGCCGGTCCGGGCGGCGGCGATGGCGAGATTGACGCTGACCGCGAGCAGCCCGATCGCGAGGCTGGGTGCGAGAACCGACCACGGGTTGAGCAGGGCCCCGGAGCTGTTCTCCCGCACCATCAGAGCCCAGTTGGAATCCCCGAGCGCCGTCGGCAACTGGAGGAACGCGGCAGTACTCACGAGGTACATCGCCTCCACGAAGCGGAGGCCGAGCTGGGTGGTCACCGTGATACGCAGGTTCGGGAGTACCTCGCGGAAGACGAGATACGCAAGGCGCTCGCCACTCGCGGCGGCGACTTCGATGTATCCCGATGCGGCGACACCACTGGCGGCGGCGGCGAAAACCCGCGCGGTGTAGGGCGTACCGACGACCACTGCGATCAGGACCAGGCCGGCGGCGCCCGAGCTCGGCCACGACAGCATCACGAGCAGGATCGCGAGGATCGGCGGAAGCAGCATCAGGGCGTCGGTGGACCGTTCGATGATTGCGCCGACCCGGGGCCGCAGAGCCGCAACGGTACCGATGACGGCCGCCAGCGCCGTGACGAGGACGGCGATCACCGCGGCGAGCACGAGCAGTCCCCACCCCCCGACGAGGAGGTGCGTCAAGACGTCCTGGCCGAGGTGATCAGTGCCCAATGGCGCCGCCGTAGACGGCTCGGCGTAGGGAATGTCGACACCGGCGTCCACCGCGTGCGGTGCGAGGAAGGGGCCGAGTACCGCCAGCGCGATGACGGCGGCAGCGGGCAGCGCGAGCAGCGCAGGACGCATCCAGGGCCGGCTCATGCGCGCCCCCGGACCGACCACGCGCGCAACAGGTCCGCGGCCAGCAGTACACAGGTGATTGCGGCACCGGTCAGTGCGACCACCGAGGCGACCAGTGCCGCGTCACGGTCGGCGACCGAACCGGACAGGACGGAGCCGATGCCGGGATAGTTGAAGATCGTTTCGACGACCAGCGCGCCCCCGAGCAGCATTCCGACGGAGGTGGCCAGGGAGGTGGCGATGGTCGGAAGCGCGATCGGCAGGATATGGCGTAGCAGTACGTGCCGGTGGGGCAGGCCGTCGAGGACGGCGGCGAGCACGTGTGGCGCCTGCGCGGCCTCGTGCAGGGCTGCACGCGTCACCCGAATGTTCCACCCGGACTGAGGGATTGCCAGTGCGATGACGGGCAGCACCAGCATGGAGGAGTCCAGGGGGCCGCCTGCCGAATCGGTGATCGTCACGGCCGGAAACCAGCCGGTTCCCAGCGAGAAGGCAAGGACGAGCAGGGTGGCGATGACGAATTCGGGAACCGCGATCACCATCGTGGTGGCCGGTGACAGGACGCGGGCGCCGGCACTGCGCGGGCGCAACGCCCACAGAGCACCACCGAGCAGCGCCGCCATGGTGGTCAGGGCCAGTGCGAGCCCCCCGAGCAGCAACGTGCTCGGGAATGTGGACGCGAGTATCTCGGTGATCGGGGTGCCACGCACCGTGGTTCCGAGGTCACCCGTGAGCAGCCCCTTGAACCAGATCAGGAATCGCACCGGCAGTGCCCGGTCGAGTCCCAGCGACTGCTCGGCAGCCGAGATCTGTTCCTCGGTGGCATCACGGCCGAGGGCTGCGCGCGCCGCGCTTCCCGGGAGGAGATCGATGGCGACGAACACGAGGACCAGGACGAGTACCAGGATCGACACCCGTTGGGCGAGCACCACCGAGACCCGCGTCCCGAAGGTGGTGAACCGACGGGCGTCGGCCGCCACGACTGTGGCGGCCGACGTGGCCGTGGTGGTGGACTCGCTCAACTCGACAGCCAGGTCTTTTCCAGTTGTACGCGTCCGTATCCGCCGAGTTGGGGCAGGCCCTGCACCTTCGAGGAGGCGACGTCGACTCCGTCGGCCATGCCCCACACCAGGTAACCGCCTCGTGCGTATTCGATCTCCTGCAGAGTGCGACTCGCCTTGGCGTAGGTGTCGTCGTCAGGAGCCGCCAGCGCCTCGAGGTAGGCGGCGTCGAACTCGGGATCGCGGAACCCGGATTCGTTCCACTTGGTGCCCGAATACATCACCTTGCTGGCGAAGAAGATGACGGAGTCGTTGGTGCCCCAGTTCGCCGTGTACAGCGGAGCCTTCAGCCAGGTTTCGTCGTAGAACACGTTGGCATCCTGCGTGACCACGTCGATCGTCACACCGATGTCCCGGGCCTGGGTGGAGAACAGCTTGGCGGAGTCGACCTCGCCTGCCGCTTCCTCCTTGGTGAAGAGGGTGTACGTCTGGCCGGTATCGAAGCCGGCCTCGCGGAGCAGCTGCTTCGCCTTCTCGATATCGCGGCTGCGCTGTTTCAGCGACCAGTCGTAGGTGGGATCGCCGGTGCCCAGCACGTCGTTGGCGACGGTGCCGTACCCGGACGTCACCTGCTTGACCATGGCGTCCCTGTCCACGGCGAGTCGAAGTGCCTCACGCACCCGGGGATCGGCGAACGGACCGTCGGACGTGCGCATGACGATGGGGATCACGACGTCGTTGGGACGGCGCACCACCGTGAGGTTGTCGCGCCCGTCGGCGGTGCGGCCCGCCACGGCTCCGACGTTGGAAGCGAGGTCGATCTGCTGAGCAATCACCGCGTTGGCCATCGCCGTGGTGCTGTCGAAGCGCGTCACCTCGATGGCCTCGAGGAGCGGGGTGCCGCCGTGCCAGTTCTCGTTGCGCACCAGGCGCGCGTTCCCGTCGCGGTACGACTCCAGCTTGAACGGTCCCGTACCCACCGGCGTGGTGAAGTCAGTGGTGTCCTTCTTCACGACGAACGTCATCAACCGCAGCAGGAGGGGAAGCTCGCGGTTCGGTGCGGCGGTGGTGATCACGACGGCCGAGGGGCCGTCGGAGACGATGTCCTCCACGGAAGCAACAGGAACCTTGGTCTCGCCGGCGATTTCTCGCAGGCGCCGCAGCGACCACACCGCGTCCTCGGAGGTCACCGGTGTTCCGTCGTGGAACGTCGCGCCCTCGGCGAGCGTGAACTTCCACTTGCGGAGATCCTCGAGCTGAGTCCATTCGGACGCCAGGCGCGGTGCCACGTTGGGGTTTTCGCCGGGGACGGTGAGTGCGTCGTATACCAGCGAGGTGATCAAGAAGTCGCTGTCATTGCTCAGCGTCTGATGGGGGTCGCGTTCGATCTTCGACGGCTGTCCCAGTGCGCCGACCCGCAACGTGCCACCCGAACTGGGATTTCCGGATCCATCCGAAGACTCGGAGGAACTACAGGCAGCAAGGGCGATCAACGCCGTCGTGCCGAGTCCGGCAGAGATGAATTGCCGACGGGAGAAAGTCACGTGTGCACACCTTCGAGTTCAACGAACACCAACAAAGCATGGAATGCATAACCTAACTTGTCGGTGCCTGTAAACAGGACGGTGTTTCCGGCGGGATGCGCCGCCGGGATCTCGCATGGGTGCAGTCGCGACTGTTTCGGGTGCGCCCCCCAGTCCGTCGACGCAACGCGATGCCTGGCTGAGCGGGAAAAATCCCGAACGGCGTTCAAGTCGCGTACGAAAACTGGACGAGTGACAAGTTATGTCGGCCCGGACATCGACTGTGAGGGAACTCACAGCCCTCGACTTCGGTCGGCGGAAACCGAGACTTCGGCATTCCGTAAACCCGGTAGCCGGTGACTCAGCGGGCGAGTACCTTCGGCTGCACCACCGGGGTGGTCAGTGTGCCCGAGGTGAGGAAGTCGTCGAGGTTGCGCAACGTGAGCGCCTCCATGGCGGCTCGGGTTTCGACGGTGCCGCTCCCGACGTGGGGAAGGAGGACGACGGTGTCGAGGGCCAGCAGCGCCTCGGGAGTGTGCGGCTCGTCGGTGAATACGTCGAGACCCGCCCCCGCCAGGCGTCGTTCGGTGAGCAACTCGACGAGTGCCTCTTCGTCCACGACCGTGCCGCGGGCAACGTTGATCAGATAGCCGTCGGGACCGAGCGCCTCGAGCGCGGCGCGGTCGACGAGCTTCTCGGTGCCCCGACCTCCGGCCGCTGCCACCACCAGTACATCGACTCCCGCGGCGAGTTTCACAACCGAATCGACATACGTGTACGCAGAGCCGGGCACCTCGTGCCGGTTGTGGTACGAGATCGAGCAACCGAATCCTTCGAGTCGGGTGGCGATCGCCGAGCCGATTCTCCCCAGCCCCACGATGCCGACGCGGGTGCCGCTCACCTTGCGGGTCAAAGGGAAGTTGCCGTCCACGGGCCACCGCCCCGCTCGCACGTAGCGGTCAGCGGCCGAGAACCCTCGAAGGGTGTCGATCAGCAGTCCGACGGCGGTGTCGGCAACGCAGTCGGTGAGCACGTCCGGAGTGTTGCTCACGCCGATGCCGCGTTCCTCGGCGAGCGCGACATCTGTTGTGTCGTAACCGACTCCGAAGTGTACGATCGCCCCGAGGCGGGGGAGGGCGGTCATCAACGTCGCATCGACTCCGGTCCGGCCGGATGTGACCACCGCAGTGACGGACTCGGCGTGCTCGCGCAGGAAATTCGACCGCCCGTCGCCCATGGGCAGGTCGAGTGCGTTGTACCGCTCCGTGAGCGTCGCCGCGAGGGAGGGCTTCAGCGGTCCGACCATCAGCACTCCGCCGAGGTGAACATCCTGCGCCGCAATCGAATTCGGAGAAGTCTCTGCCGTCGCCATTCGGTCCTCCTCGCACGAGGTGGAGCGAGTCTCCACGCATCGGGATACTCGAACGTTAAGCCGGGTCCCAATGCCTGTCCAACACGTAAATAACATGGACCGATACCGAAACGGCATGATTGACGGCCTCTCTGGCGACGGTAAGGGGGAGCGCCACCGGATATCCACCGGTCACGGGCCTGCCCGGGGGTGATCGCAGTCTCCTCGGCGGACGTCGTGTGACGGGGCTCACCTGGCCTTTTGGCGCGGCAACCTCGACTTACCGCTGTTGACGCTGTTCCGGGCCGCTTCTAGCGTGTGTCTACCGTCACAGACGGGCCCTCTTCATTCGCGGACAGTCGCGACACATCCTACGGAGGACACCATGAGCCCTGCACGTTCGTTGCAGCAGGGAACCCGTTACCGCGCCGCCATTGCAGCCACAGCCGCGATGACGGTGTCGGCGCTGGCCGCCGGCTGCTCAGTGGCCAATTCGAACCACAGCGATGCCGCCAGCCCCGACACGCTGCGCATCGTGCTCCCCCAGGAGCCGCCCACGCTCGAACCCTGCGACGCGTCCCTCACCTCGACCGGTGTCGTGGTGCGGTCGAACATCACCGAACCCCTGGTCGAGCGCAATGCCGACACGGGAGACCTCGAACCGAAACTCGCCGAGTCCTGGGAGCAGACGTCCGGGAACGTGTGGACGTTCCGCATCCGCCCCGGCGTGACGTTCAGCGACGGCAGCGTGTTCGACGCCGCGGACGCCGCCTTCTCGATCGACCGGGCCGTCAACTCCACCATCGGCTGCGATGTGGACGGGTACGTCTTCGGTGACGACCCGCTGGTGGTCGCGGCGGTCGACCCCGGAACGGTAACGGTGACGACGCCCACCGCCGATCCCATCCTTCCGCTGCGGATCTCGTTCGTGGAGATGGTGCCCACCACCACGGACGCGCAGGACAAGGTGCGGGAACCCATCGGAACGGGTCCATACCGGGTGGACTACTGGGACCACGGCCAGCGCCTGTCGCTGGTCCGGAACGACACCTACTGGGGTTCGGTGCCCGAGTATGCGCGCGCGATCTACCAGTGGCGCACCGAGGGCAGTGTGCGCGCCGCCATGGTCACCAACGACGAGGCGGAACTCGCCACCTATCTTGGCCCGGAAGACGGGGCGGGCGACCTGGGGGTCGCGTACCCCAACAACGAGACGACGGCGCTGCGGATGCAGGCGAACGAACCGCCGCTCGACGACTACCGCATCCGCGAGGCGATCGACTACTCCGTCAACCGCAGCGGCATCGTCAAGGCGCTCTTCCAAGGGCTCGGCGATCCGGCAGCGCAGCTGGTCGGCAGCAGCATCGTCGGATTCGATCCGGCTCTGCAGCCCACACCGTACGACCCCGGCCGGGCGGCCGCCCTC comes from Rhodococcus oxybenzonivorans and encodes:
- a CDS encoding MATE family efflux transporter, coding for MTHGSTGTIAPTQSYRQTSRELAYLSAPIALTQLAQVALTTTDTVMMGLISIQALAAGGLAITLFNQLRTMGVGLVTAVGNLISGAVGRGERTGDTTPSEATAEEVRDIVRSSFLIATVAGIVGGILLVGLGYGLRFVGQDAEVLDMALPMLIALAPGLVPCLWFQVIRQFTVGMRRPKALLVITILSVLFNIALNWAFIYGTFGLPALGLPGIGVSTSLVYLLTFGIFAAMVRRDDVLSPMLSLAIHRSRPETVRTILRLGVPIAGTYGSEAGLFSVTAVIIGSFGAPALAAHTVVNQLTYIVFQVSVGISHGSSILVSRFVGLGEAIKSRLTARVAFSHAAIVIAVVGVVYLLAPTWVLSLFMDTSDTTAVSIATVLLAIAIFQQFADSAQNIGIGLLRGVGDTASSFGITLIGYWLVGLPVGLLFAFGFGLDTYGMWIGLSCGLLTAAILLLRTFQQRLRTIETQPAS
- a CDS encoding PLP-dependent cysteine synthase family protein — encoded protein: METIATTARVVSRVSDLIGSTPLLQLCTLENGTRYLLKLEQFNPTGSMKIRMARQMVIDAEVAGLLRPGGHIIESTSGNTGLGLAVVAAERGYRFTAVVDNHASAEKLRSMRAMGAHLHFVTEDGETELATSAREDLAEQMAAADPDGWFPEQHNNPSNAVGYRALAAELLDDAASPIDALVCAVGTGGSLFGTARELRRLGQSTTVIGVEPVGSIAFGGPGGPYHQSGTGTPPGATIGTAVDYSLLDQGIKVSDVDAFATARALARRNGLMVGGSSGGAIFAALDVLPTLPAGSTVVTIVCDGGEKYLDTVFDDEWMTRHELLDLAAELHVDEKLDAAGVPASRSAREQSPIEYA
- a CDS encoding alanine racemase, which gives rise to MTRSILRSVRLPALTTPWTDTVTADPSLLRALVRGFGGGTVHLLDPAQFSHNARSFAAVFDDAGVDGTVYFGKKANKANAFADAVADLVTTDRRAGRSGTFGIDVASAGEFRQALSAGVRGSDLLITGPAKPAELLALAVRHDAVVTIDSPSELRALADLSDGLGVRVLFRVLPQPETSRFGMNDDELRYAEQLALDRAADVTMLGYSFHLSGYSIPERRDQAGQLVERLRAARAQGLAAGTISLGGGYPISYVPQEDWQRFMGESAHAFHAGKRFDSYYPYHSAITGAHALRAILTEPAPGRKSLAQLSQDHGISFFAEPGRALLDRAGVTVFPVLGVKERDPGMIVVNGTSLSLSEQWFDTEFLPDPQLVSATTPAEDRIPFFASVGAATCLESDMLTWRVIEFPHRPAPGDFLVYHNTAGYQMDSNESAFHDTPVPPKVVITLVDGRPAWELDRPTSN
- a CDS encoding ornithine cyclodeaminase → MSAPHPILTLTASDLDKVEVSSGEVLAAVEQAYSALAAGESTNPGKLTVAPADKHSVAYSMLARDGQSSTVAFKTSYKFDPDRDRTSKRYYTTLSLYDDATGLPIALMDCGRIGALRTPAVSGLIIRACAAPSASTVLVVGSGTQGRFALPLALTAHPQFTHLELFGTHSDGIAAVREELARQYPDRTVTVSTDLEASARRADVILAVAGEATPARIEADWLAPGALSILVGYGLLPSTLSGADYVVATNAEQMRTTGTDMAGPDGVLRSVDAELPDILAGRAAPRLSATDRVFAYNSGLVVTDIALGLLFAHKAREQGLGSPLELWS
- a CDS encoding TauD/TfdA family dioxygenase, encoding MPTASTLTTRAISVAGAAATADLLAAVVSAYGTVDNPDLIGEAADIARTLPAEVREACAMEPRGLGFQVLSGFEIDDRAIGPTPARWNDVDPHRTAEWDVLMLLLAHVVGAPFGWSGQQEGRLVNNIVPSPGHETEQTGASSTVLLEPHTEDAFHPGRCHFLLLGGMRNHDRIGTTISSVREVELEPAEFVELASATVPILPDASYETNPAAGVPTAVPGANALALPTLWVGEDGLCLRYDPAYTPLGTAPERYRRAYARLSDELARHARTISLDAGEVLMIDNDVIVHGRVPFTPRYDGTDRWLKRINVRVPGRHRPPAEDFEDGYGEDVVDPSGVHPIYSVRSASR